The following is a genomic window from Butyricimonas faecihominis.
GAAAGGCGGGTAGCGGATGTTCGTATTGCTTTGAAACATGGTGTCCCGGCGGTAGCCTTGCAACCGTACAAGGTGGGAAACGTGGAACTTGTTCTGGAAAATTCCGATCAGTCAGAGACACAAGATACCTTGTCTTATAAGGGGATAGAGGTGAAATACACGAAACCGTTGGACGTGAAGCCCAAGGTCCTCGCTCGTTCCATGCATTTACTTCCCGGAGACACTTATTCGTTCTGGCGACAAAATCGAACGCAGACGAGTCTGGCCCGGCTTGGGATTTTTAAATATACCAACCTGAACGTGACCCGGGCGGATAGCGTGAAAAAGTCCGGTTTCGGAAGTTTGGACTTTAGTATTAATGCCGTGTACGACTTACCGATAGAGACGGAAATAGAAGTAGATGTTTCCTCTAAATCCAATAATTTGCTCGGGCCCGGTTTGTCGTTGGGAATAACGAATAAGAATTTATTCCGGGGCGGGGAGAACCTGACCTTTAAGTTGAATGGGGCTTACGAATGGGAAATCGGGGATAAAAAGACAAATTCAAATTCCGGGTTAATCAATTCTTACGAGTTAGGTGTGAACGTCGGTTTGTCATTGCCTCGCTTGCTGGTACCTAACTTCCTGAAAAGTAGCAAGGAGTTTGCCGAACGTACGAATTTCCAGATTGGAGTAGATTTTTTGAATCGCCATACTTTTTTCCGGATGCTTTCTTTCACGGGATCTCTCAGTTATGATTTTCAAAGCTCGTGGCGAGTGTTCCACACGATAACACCTTTGAAGATCACGTACACCCATTTGTTGCAGACTTCGAAAGAATTTGATGAAACGATGGAGAATAACCCGGCGATAGCGATGAGTTTCAAGAATCAGTTGATTCCTTCCATGTCCTATTCGTACACTTATGACAGGGCGGCAACAAGACGGAATCCCAATCGATTGTACTGGCAGAATACGATTATGTCGGCAGGAAACATTCTTTCCGCCGTACAATATATCACGGGAAATCATCAGGGGCAAAACAAGAAGTTGTTCGGTAATATCTACTCGCAATTCTTGAAATTAACCTCTGAAGTAATCGTGTACCGTAAGATAACGGAAACCTCTCTACTGGCAACCCGCTTTATGGGGGGCATCGGTTGTGCTTACGGGAATTCCCGGGTGATGCCGTATAGCGAGCAATTTTATATCGGGGGAGCAAATAGTATCCGGGCGTTCACGATCCGGTCAATTGGCCCCGGTAGCTATCATCAGGAAAGTGATAACAAAACGGCTTATCTGGATCAGACGGGAGATATTAAATTGGAAGGGAACGTGGAACTTCGTTTCAAAATCATGTATCAACTGAATGGGGCTATCTTTTTGGATGCCGGTAACGTGTGGTTGTTGCGGAATGACCCGAAACGTCCGGGCGGGGAGTTTAAGTTGGCAGGTTTGTTAAAAGAGATTGCTTTGGGAACAGGTTTCGGCCTACGTTATGACTTTGGTTTTATCGTACTCCGGGGTGATCTGGGAATTGCTTTGCATACTCCTTACAAGAATCCGGATAAGTCGGGATATTATAATATCCCCAAGTTCAAGGATGGTTTAAGGTTTCACTTGGCGATCGGTTACCCGTTCTAAAGAAAAATATTGGCGTGAGATGACTTGAATTGTCATACTTTTATCGGCTTGATATTTCCTTTTGTACCCTTACTTTTGTTGATTATATTTTGAAT
Proteins encoded in this region:
- a CDS encoding BamA/TamA family outer membrane protein, with the translated sequence MKSLGNSLFVIIVFMILGSSCSQTKRLTEGEVLYTGVKKMNIETAKGVKLEGPKSSAISGPLGFPPNNPLYAPYIRSPFPVGLWVYNWNVKKEKGLKHWLYKKLAKKPVLISDVQPELRLKVVENAASEYGYFGVKSSYEIIPNKRNPKKAKISYNVYVPEAYLLGTVEFWGWTGRMDSLIQRTQRECLLKSGAEYNLYTMEDERTRITKMFRNSGYYYFQSDYIEFLVDTTRERRVADVRIALKHGVPAVALQPYKVGNVELVLENSDQSETQDTLSYKGIEVKYTKPLDVKPKVLARSMHLLPGDTYSFWRQNRTQTSLARLGIFKYTNLNVTRADSVKKSGFGSLDFSINAVYDLPIETEIEVDVSSKSNNLLGPGLSLGITNKNLFRGGENLTFKLNGAYEWEIGDKKTNSNSGLINSYELGVNVGLSLPRLLVPNFLKSSKEFAERTNFQIGVDFLNRHTFFRMLSFTGSLSYDFQSSWRVFHTITPLKITYTHLLQTSKEFDETMENNPAIAMSFKNQLIPSMSYSYTYDRAATRRNPNRLYWQNTIMSAGNILSAVQYITGNHQGQNKKLFGNIYSQFLKLTSEVIVYRKITETSLLATRFMGGIGCAYGNSRVMPYSEQFYIGGANSIRAFTIRSIGPGSYHQESDNKTAYLDQTGDIKLEGNVELRFKIMYQLNGAIFLDAGNVWLLRNDPKRPGGEFKLAGLLKEIALGTGFGLRYDFGFIVLRGDLGIALHTPYKNPDKSGYYNIPKFKDGLRFHLAIGYPF